The Helicoverpa zea isolate HzStark_Cry1AcR chromosome 4, ilHelZeax1.1, whole genome shotgun sequence genome segment CTACTGAAGAAAATTTTGAAGAAGCAGAAGATGTTGATCCCATCAACGACATAATTGATTATCTAGTAAGATGTGCTAAAATATCCTTTAAGAATGCACACGTAGATGAATTGGAGGTTCGAACCAGTGAAAAGATTAAAATGGCGTGTGATATTTATAAGAAATCACCCACTGATTTTCTATTACAATTCGGAAAATATCTGGCACCTCATCACATTGGTTACTTCGAGAATATGCAATCTACTGCTGATGTGAGCTTTCGTGAGTGTatcaaacaattaaaaacttaCCATTCCGACAAAAGCCGATATAAAAGAGTCAGAAACAGGCGATATAATGCTTTACAAAAACTTCAGAATGAAAcagattatttttgtgaaaaacaaaTGATGTACAGAAATCCTTTACTTTATGAACAGCTTGTCGGCCAGTACTTATCTGATGAGGAAATTAAAGAACGCGATAATGTTGATAATGAAAACCTTACCTTTCTAAGCATGATTTTAGAAACAGTTGACCGAAATGAGATGAGAGAAATGAAGAATGAGCAGATGCTAGAGGAAGACCTAGAGTCTATGAAGCTGACTAACATAGATGAAGAGTCCAAAAGCAATAATAGCAACAACATAAAAAAGAAGCAGTGGGGTGATTTTGATACTCCAGATACAAGACCAAGTTACATGCCAGAACCTAGGAAGCAAAATTTGATTACTGCCCCAGAAAGGAATTTGTTGAGGAAGGAATTCTTGCAAGAAATGTTCTGCAGTTTCTTAGAGGGAAGAGATGCAGAAGTTGATTACAATAGTATTGACAATAATGAACAGTATGATGACCTGGAGCAAGTCTCACAAGACGCTGAAGACAGATACTTTGATTCAGAATCAAATGACATTGAAAATCTTGAGGAGCATATGAAACTTGTACAAGAGTATGGAAGAAAGAACTCTGGGAATCTTTGTGATGATCCATTGGATGTATTCATGAAACATAtcaccaataaaaataataacagctatatttttgttttactttacaTGAATCTTCTTAGTAGATACAGTTTTTTTAGGTACAAATAGTCCAATGGGCATGTCATTTGAATTCATTGTATGATTGTTTAATTCTTCAAGGAAATATTCCTCTTTGGTAATGGTAACTGCTTGTTTGGCTGTTGAGCATGAGGTTCTAACTTCTTATTAGCAACAGAGTCAAAATTTGTGTGTCACATGTAAAcattactttttgagtccttaCAAAAATTGACGTTCGTTTCGCTGGCGCCCTCTTTCCTAGTTTTCTATTTGAATTGCGGCGAGAAGTTCGTAATCAACGTGTACACAGATTGTATGTTGGGTGCTGTGAAGGGTCAAGACTGCACATGGGCCTCTGATAAGACCGCGAAGGGTCAATACTCGCAGTGAGTGCCCTAGAATCAAGTTATCGCATCGGTTCCAATTTGTGCTATTATCAATCAAAAACTGTAATTTATAGGTGCACCTTCACACTAGTAGGTACATGAAATAGCTACGGAACACAGAACTGCGTGTGGCCTGAAGTGGACAACggccgattttttttaacataggtATCTGTTACCTTTTCTGTCGATATTGTAATTATTACATGCGTCATCAATAGCAGGTCCCCAGCGCAAGCTATGAAGCTATAGATCtccatataggtaggtaaactTATTGTAGAGTTACTGCATAACTCATAAGTCTACGTAACTGCTGTAATATCTATTAAAcatacctaatttaaaatatacttgGTGATGTTGCACAACTTAGAGTAAGCATCGCAACAACTTTTCTATAACTATAGATGTAGTTAATTGATCGTTTCGAATACTGTTTGCGTTTCACTGGCGCGGCTGCCCATCGCATTTGTTGTTGTGGACTCTTTCTAAGGTAGCTAATGCGTGGTATGCATACTGAGAAGTCAACTGCAAATTTCACATAACATACCCACACAGCTacgtgtttttgttttgtgtagtATTTTTCGTTCTATATACGAAGGGTCTAATGGAGTAGCTCCAGCATAggtgtttgtaattaaaatacttcATTAATTTCTGGCTACATGGCTTTACATAATACCTACACTAAATTTTTGGGGTGCAACATTTGCCCTTAAGAtcaatgatttaaaaaatcacaaCAGGTACATTTGAATTTTCCATACGGAGTATTCTAGTAACTTGTATCTACATATCCATGTACTCGTACCTACTTAAGTGCTGCAGTTGTTTTCTGCCAATGATGCACACTTTCCACTATCCTTGTTATAATATACGAATATAACttggtaataaaaattcctCCAATCCGGTTAAAAAATAATGGAAGCAGTTTTTGGATGAACTACGATAACAATGTGGAACCCATAAACGGATGATTACGCATCCGCATGAAGGAagtatcaggggcccgattctcctaagttaataatgtcaaaatcgaatcgcaatacgatcgtaatagcagttttaaccatatcgggcattctgctactaataaaagaccaatcgtattcgattgacatttgattggtgtgcgattggtatgctattttggtaattttggtctatacggtagtttgccgtgcaatcattttgcaatcgtaaaacatttgcagacaaaatgattcattattgaatgacagaaaagattaaaaacgtttatttcaaagaaaaaatagcggaatgccacatacgcttcaatagtaatcgagtcgggattggatctcagtcgaatcgagtcgaacgtcaatcgaaggtcgcttaagtaaaattaggagaatcgggccccagtactAAGTACCTAGTAGAAAGCAGATTAAGTAATAGGAGGTAAGTAGTGCCGTAGCTTCCAGGTTTGCAGACTTTGCTAGATATACTAACACTGGGTTTTAGGacggaaaatatttgtttatgtagCAGATACTATGTGTAATATGTCTGTTGATGTTTACTGGCAACTGGCGCGGGCGCCCGGAGGCAGGTCAGCGACAACTCCGTTGTATTGTCACAGTAACGCAGTCTCCATGTCACCCCATTCTTTAACAACATTTGCATACAATACAGCTAAGCTAGCGGTCCCAAAAATTACCAACGGAAAACCAAAACATCAGATTAAGCgtaaaaattttaaattttgcacaaCGAGGTCAgccgatttaaataaatttaattaattactccTCCTATGTGTCCTGTATTGTGGAATAATTAGGTAAATAACTCTGTATGCCATTAGGATATTAAATGGGGTAATCCTTTAAACTGAAAATTTTAGACCTTAAATTGGTAACTGGTTCTCGTGTTAGGTAAATTGCACGGTTCACGCATTTCATTTCCTCTACATCAATCATGTATTATTTAGATTACACATAACCAAAAGAGGAATATGATGACTCATGAAGAAGAGCTTAGCTTATCAAGACACCTACGTAGTTGATACAGTGACATACTGCAAGGAAGAAAACCATTGTTTCAGTGTATCAGGTGTGCGGAGAAGGCGCCTTGGTCGCGGCGAGGTGCGTGCCCGGCGCGTGCGCTATGAATGGGCGCGCGGACGCAGACGCGGCGCAGACGTCGTGCGGGAAACGCGCTGGACCGGCGCACGCGCATACTGTGACATTCGTGTAGTGTTGTCCTTTGAGACGTCTCCCGTTGTAACAATGCTTTTGGTGAGTTCCTTTtcttataaataacttttcagTGAGTTATGTTTCGTAGTTGATTATTTCAAACATATAGGTAATtacagttataaaaatattattaaaaccaAAACTTTCAGTAAATGTtaccaaataaaacaaacttaatttttgttaacattgaattaaaattttcgttgttttatgaatttaaaattatcagttgtgttaaaggtacatataatatttttgttataaattgtgtgattgatatttaataaaaaccgcATGCAAATGCGCTACGAAAATTCAAAGACGTGCGCGAACGAAAGACATCAACGCGTAGGCGTAGAGCCTGATATAAATTGGTTGAGAACCTTTCTCAAACAATTATTTGCATTTTTCTACTTTACTAAGAGACTATCTTATTAATTAAGTagtctttttaatatttatagtttattcTATATTTTCACACGTACCGCAGTTTTTTTAACAAAGAACTTTCAGTCAACtataaattaattcataaaaGAAGTATGGATAAGTGATGGGCAagatcaaaataataaagcaaatgCCAAAATTTTTCAACAGCTaataaatcattaattaaaagttcATAAACTGTGGGAGTTGGcataaaatacgtaataaaCGTGAATGAGACGTGTTTGACGCGGTATCTAAATGAGTACACTAataaaaaccggtcaagtgtaGGTCAAAGGCGCGTAATAAAGTTTAGTTGCTGACAAGTAAACCAACTTGTTCCCAGTAGACTGCATGCCTTCACACCAGAGCCTGACAGGCTACAACAAGGATAAGAAAATACGTAGTAGATTTCCCTTTTCATGCAATCTTAATGTGCAGTATAAGTAGGTCTGGCTTCCGGGCATCTCTTCACACGTGATCGGAAAGATGATACCTACGTTTTTATATAACACTTGGTTATCACGCATTCTCAATATCAATTGTTAGCTACTGACATTATTCTTCAAGAGTAACTATTAGGTATTCACTACGAGCTCTCCGTGACTATTGACTATTAAATACAAGGGAAATCTTTGCTTGGTTCAAATAGAAATCCATATCCTACTTGGCACCCTTCTAACGGTACTAAAACAACCCCTTTCCCCCTTTGAGTATATAACATTGCTTTATTCGTATCAACAGATGCGTTCAAGTCAATATTAGATGATCAAGCTTTTTAAGTTACATACCAATAATTCAATTCTACGAGACCTTTTCGGTGTtataaattatgtgtttttatgtGTTAAGTGATTCTTAGAAGTTTCCTCTAACACTTAGATACCATCGACATACGTATTAAGGTACGGTTCCTCGATAAAgtccttttttctttaaacaactgtttactttaaaatttaaaCGTGGAAATGATTACTAAACAGTCGTTTTAAGATAACTGACGTTTGTGAACTTGGACTTAAGGCACTCCGCATCATCCGAACATTAAAATCCTGGGGAAATCTGTCTTACTGTGGGACGCGGTGTCGGCGCGGGCGGGCGCCTCGGGCGGGCGCGTCGTACGTGGGCAAGTCCTCAGCGCGGACGAGGCGCGGGTCATCGACACAGCGTGTGAAAGTGTTATCCTCCTTCTGCACCCACACGCCAAGAGGTCGCCGCCGCTCAGACCATCCATCTAGCACTCACTAAAATGGATTTTATGTCGCCTCCTTAAATAATACATGTCTTCCGAAAAGTCAGAAAAGATTTTAAGCACGTGGTGTtaggtacaaaaaaattaaCGTTCCTATCGctgattaataaaattattcttaatGTTGAACTACGTGGACTCTTGTCCATATACGAACAACGATATAGGTACTTCAAGTTGAGATGAAAATTCGAAATGCCTGTAATATTCAGTAGCTTACTTTGTCTTACTCTGACGTTAACTTTCGTGATAAGCTTTGCGATCAAAGAATTTGAAGCTGGTGGGGTAACAGAAATTAAATCGACTTGGGAAGTATATGTATGACATGCTGGACGTGTCGGACGGGCTGACGGAGGGCGGTCGGACGGCTGCGAGGCTGCGTTGGCGTCAAACCGCCCGTGGCGCCACTCGGTCTGCGCGCGCGCCGTTCCCACGCCCCTTCCCCTCCGACCCCCGCATCCCCGTCTCCTCTCTGCTTCTCGTGAATCAACGTcgacttttataaataaagcttTAAAAACTTTCACTAACAAATATATACGAGTTTTGGAAGAACATGAATAATGGTTTATGTCTAATAGTCCGGTTAAAATATATTGGGTATCATCAACGTGACGCTGCGGTTGATAAGGTGACAACACAGAGTGAAACCACCATGGTACCGGTACCTATTCCTCTCTCACATGAAGGTAGGTATACAACGTAATGTTAGataacgaataaataaaataacggaGATAAAAGACGTAAGAGTGATTACAGTGAGGGTTATCACGCGATGAGCCGCATCACTGCGGGCCCGCGACCACCGCCGCGCCGCCTCCGGCGTGCGTCGGCTCCACGCTCACTCACTGCGACACTGCGTCTGCTCAGACATTTACACAAAATTGATTTTACGGACACGCCTGAGCTGAGTTACGTTTTATGATTTGATTACACGCATAAGCGTCGTTTGCAACTTAATTGGTCGATCACaactgttaataaaaataacatattttaaacaGTTAATTAATCCTTGAGTCATCCATCTCATCTCTCAGGCGCATctcataaagtttaaatagaTTTAAGTCTAGAGACTTGCTTGACTTACCTAGTAAGTGCACCCTTATACAAAGCATTATCGACATAGATAGGTACAATgtgttatttaagatttttttttcaaatcggacctgtACCTATTCATTTGACCTAATTTAAGCGCATTGAAGAAAACAAACTTTTCGGCCTTAAAATATCCGTTGGTACCTGTAAAAGATTTAGTAATCTCGATCGCAGATCTGTGACCGGTAGTTTTCATTAAactttataatacatacaatgaTACAAAGAAATCTATTTCATGTGTATAATTCTGACAGAAAACGTAATGATTTCAGTATTCCGCTTGAAATAATTCAACAATGCACACACTACCTACCTATACTTATTTGATCCATTTTCTCATATTACTGTTTTAAAGTTCCAAACGCGTTCTAGATTTCatgcaaaaacaaaatttttgaaGCAACGATCGTAGTCAATTGTAATCGTAACGTAACCATATTCAGTGGAAGAACGTTGAGTAGCGCGGTGCACACAATGATCGTAGTGGGCCAAACTGACACCGACACCTCATTATAGCCAGACTGTCCACTACGCAGCTCCACATATCTACTGAATCTGATCTAGATCACACTTTGATTTCGTTTTCGCGACGCCATAAATCGCAATCGTATCGATTTGcataattaacaaataaaatgtctttaattataattacaggCCGCgatgatatttattattttaataaatctaagTCTTAAGATAATGGATAAGCTAAATTGTGTGTTGAATGGAAATAGATGCCGCACGTACATTGATATATTCTGCTTTTTAATAAACAACTATAGTATGGTTAGGTCAATCaggaaataaattatgtattctaGTAGTTGACTAATATAATAGTTAGTAGATGTACGTAAATAATGCATGCGCTGCGCTTATATTGGTATCCGTATGCAGCATCGCTGGCACCGAAGCCTAACGGAATCTGTGTCGGAGACAGGTTCGAAGGCAGTTTTATGTCACGTCCATTGTAGAGGTGTACGTAGGTAATTCTTGGtgcctacatacctacctattaaaattaAGTGGGCAACTGCACTTTGCTTACTCGACTCTACACGCAACTGGGAGGTGTTTCCGTCTTTActaaacttggaaaataatttgaaaacagTCATAGTTACATAGTTCATCCATAAGAAATCTTTGATGTTAATAATTGGGAccatattaggtacctacaccaAGCATATAAAATGCTATTAGATACGTTACTAGTTTCCAACTTTTTTTTTCACCGAAACATGAAGTTTAAAACTTTCTATAGATAAAAGGAACCTAGTTTGCTTTTCGTTAATATGTTAAGTCTAGCTGTAGTTTTCAATATGCTCATACTAGACTAGCGAGGTAGTCTTGTATTTACCCTGGCACCAGCTAGATGGATGTGAGTAAAAAGTAATGATACATAATGTCGGCAGATGCATTATGCGTCataaaacttacaaagttcactTACCCGTAAGCAATCTTCTCGTGTTCATGACTGAGTTAAAAAGTCAACCCATCACTTTATAACCATCTTACTTCCTTGATTATCTTAGAAGAAAAACTGGCGTGCTTAACAAAATAACCAAGTAGACATCAATTTATCTACATAATACTTAGTTTGACCACCTatttagttaataaattaaGCTATCTTGATACTCAGTAAGTTATTTGAGAAGGATTTACCGCGAAGTTTTTGGTATATTCAAAGCGCACATGTTCCATCCTTACAAGCATTTAGAATCGTCAACGTTGTTTTCACTAGCAACTTGAGCACGACGGTGGTTAGTATATAATTTCATTCAGTTAGTAAAACTAGAGGACTCGGTTAACCACAATGCTTATAAAACTAGAAAAGGAAAGTTGTGCCGCGTTTGGTGTTCGAACAAATGTTTACTGAACGTGCCGACTTGATGTTCGCCGGCACTTCAACAACTTACACGAATTACTAACTAGGAATTACTAATAGGTACACACTTATCACCACTTGACTCTTTCAGTTGCAGTTACCtagaggtacctacctacttgtagTGATTCAAAAGGACTGGGCAACATCTTCTAGTCATATGATTAAAGACTATATCAATGAAAGCCAATTGTTTTGACGAATTAATAAGATCCTAAAACAAATAGGTAGTCTAGGCGGTCCTTTTTTATAGGATTTCTTGGCATTGCGCAGCATATCACATAGCCATCCATTTTTAttctctactagatactagagACTAACTTTGACAACAGTTTCTACCATATTCGTTTTAAACAAAGCTTTTAAATACGACGTATTTAACAGCGGAGAGTGAAAGGAAATTTAAAATAGGATAAATTAAATGCAAAGCACTTAATATGATTCCCGTCAAGTAGTGTCCGCGTTAGTGATTCGGCGCACGCGCTGCTTTCACTGCTGCTGTGTCCATTGTATCCTGGTACCTGAGGTGTCGTCGCCATGCCAGTAGGTCTCACATCCCATCAATTTACCAATAAACGTCTTGCCAATAGAATTCGCGAGCTGTTTATGTCTACAATATATTGCTATAAGCTTGTAAAGAATAGTTCTACTGTAAGTAAGCTGTGAAAGGTACTCGAAGTTTAATGTCTCGTCGTGTAAATAATGTACAccgtataaaattaatattgtttaattaatcTGTCATTTGTATGGCGAATCTTAGAAACCATAGTGAAAATTAAGAGTTTTCCAATTGAGGTATACCTATACCTACgtgtaaatatatataaagtCTATATCTATTGGTTGTTAAACCTTCCTATAGGTACGTACAGGCTTTGTGTTGttacattattatcttttaatattttattaatggtaAAATTTCATACTTTAGCCTTAATTTGTGATTTAATTCAGTAAATAAATTTGGAACAACGCATATGAATAAGGAAACGACTTGATGTTGCTCAGATTTTTCCATAAAAAGCCATTGGGGTCAGGCATTTcgtatacataaataaagaggatggttataatattaaattagctCGTCTTTCTTCCCATCGAGGCAGCCGGCATTTTAACGAGGCAGTCTCGTGTCCAAAACGTCCAAAAAACCATTCGCCTTCACTCTAATTGGATGAAATTCATGTTTTCAATAGTTACATACAAACGCATGCgacaaaaactgaaatattaatcATGCACATGTAGGACgaaaatatgcattcaatgggGTAGTCGCTTTATAATAATGTCAACGTATCGATCCAACGCGAAAAAAGTAGTCTCGTTTACTCGTGAATGTTATGTACAATACCACCTTgttagtaattaagtatatgttcgtaatatcttaataaatatgATTGCTTTTTTTGCAGATAAATCAACGTATTTTGGTGTTATTGTTCACTGTGACAGTGGCAAGTTCTCGATCATTTTCTTCGGACTTGCTTGCTGCTCATACGGCTCCAATCAACCAAATTGCAAATGTGACTTGTAAGTATACTTATGATTCTAATCTTTACTGACTTAAAGAATCCAAAAGTGACTTCGTTTGTTACGGGTTTTTCACTGAAATTACTAAACAGTTTAAGTTGAAATTTTGCATAGAGAATAACGGGAAAAAAGACTCTCGGAAATCGAAAAACATCCgccattaatttatatttgatcAGAATTCAATAGCCATTCTTATTGTATGATCCAGTAAGTTATGTATCTGGCATATATAAAGAGACCCAGTTCCTATATACTAAGtcctattttgaaaaaaaaaaaaaacacgtttattCAGCTTTACATCTTCGTTTTATTTCAGATGGAACCGAGATAGAAAATCAAGGTAGCTTAACTTCGATATTTTCCCCACGTATGGACTTTGAACAATGGAAACCACTAACAGGCCGAGGCGACCCGCTGCGCAACGATCCGACCTATGACTACGAACCGCCAGTGCTTGAACGAGTCCACTACTGGGCTGACGAAACTAGACTGGAGCGCGAACATTACCCGGAGAGAAAATCTGAAGTGCTCATGCTAGGTGTGTCTTCTCGCAAGCCCAGCGTTACTTCTCGACAGCCTCCCTTGCCACCCAGGCGACACGTACACCGACCTCAACCAAACAAGTACGAGGACTTTACATATAAACTTAGCGAACATTATCCAATGACTATTTTAGTACCCCCGCCGCCACCTCCGCCTGGTCATCAAGCACCGCTCTTTATAATCTCTGATGAGAAACCTCCTATTAACAATAAAGTACCACCGCAAACGAAGCCCAATAGTCCGCCTCAGATCCTTATTCCAGATTCTACTATTGGACCTGAACATATCACATCTTCATATGCTCTACAAGAATCAAACCTAATCTATCAGTCTTCAACGACTATTCAAAATTGGATAAGAGACGCAAATGATACAAAGATTCTCGATAACGCTGTCAGTAGCGACTACGCTGGTTGGGGACCAACAACACCAGTTGACGACAACGATTCTGCAAATGAAACTCATAACTTAATTTTGAACGATCACGCAGAATTTCCTAGGCATCCGTATTCGTTCTACAAACCAATGTTATCTGAGTCACCACCTCCGCCCAAATTAACTTTTAACCCTTCAGTTGTATCAACCTTCGTTCCGACCGCTTTACCACCGACTACTTCCGTACCACCTACTATGGCTTTTACTAAAATAACATGGCCAACAGAAAGGTCGACTGAAATGCTAGAATATACAACAGAAACTCCTCAAGAAACCACTACTGAAAAAAGAAGCACCGCTGCATTTCGACCAACACCAATCCCTACAACTATCACAAAATTAGAAACAAGCGTGTTTGACATGCTGGGACCAATGATGTCCATGCCAATGGTAAATGGCCCTGAGAGGCCCGAAGACAATCTTTATGCACATGCTTCTGAAACTGTTCATATATTTGACGAACATAAACCGGAAGACGTAGAGATTGAAACAATGCAAACTATGCAACCACCGCCGGTTAAGCCAGTCGATAGTATAAAAACTGCTCAGAAGCAACAATTCCACGTAAATTCACAAGATAAAAATAAGAAGCCGGCAATTTATACACATGGTCCTTATTTACACAATCGTTTTACAACGCCTATTCCAACTACCATAGAAGAATTTTCAGAAAATGTTAAACAAACAACTGAGACACCAACTGTACCAATGTACCTTATAATACAAGGTCACTCAAAAGTAAAAACCTATGGTTCAAAGCCTAAAGTTCCAGATAGCAAAGAGACAGTTAATAATGAGATAAGTAAGCCTTTAGAGACGAACGAAGTAAAACATCTTCATCCAATTGTcaaaaaatctgcaaaaaaaCTAGATTTAACTGATGCTGTTCGAAAGAACAATGCAAAAAGTCTAAAGACTTTGATCGATAGTGGAGTAGGCTCCATAGAAATACAAGAAACTGATCTGGGGATAAAATACGATGTCAGTGATGGTAGCGACGTGCCAATTGAAATATACAGAAAAGGTATCGTAGATAATGACGAAAATGATTATTCAAATCCTAAAAAAACTGGCAAAGAATTAAGAACTAAACGACAAATTGACCTAGAGGACTTATTGCCTTTCGATGAGGAGACTATAGAAGAATATGTTTACAACTTTCTAGAAGGGAAAAAGAATGACACTGGTATCACTGGATTAATTGCGCAAGCAGTGACAAGTGATGCGGCGCAGGCTGTCGACGAACTGGAAGATGAAGACGACAGTGAACAAGAGGAGGAAAGGTGAATGCAGTAGAAATGTTTGTCAGAGACTTACTAGGATAAATTACATAGCACaatacc includes the following:
- the LOC124629682 gene encoding coiled-coil domain-containing protein 97; translated protein: MDTKDSSTTEENFEEAEDVDPINDIIDYLVRCAKISFKNAHVDELEVRTSEKIKMACDIYKKSPTDFLLQFGKYLAPHHIGYFENMQSTADVSFRECIKQLKTYHSDKSRYKRVRNRRYNALQKLQNETDYFCEKQMMYRNPLLYEQLVGQYLSDEEIKERDNVDNENLTFLSMILETVDRNEMREMKNEQMLEEDLESMKLTNIDEESKSNNSNNIKKKQWGDFDTPDTRPSYMPEPRKQNLITAPERNLLRKEFLQEMFCSFLEGRDAEVDYNSIDNNEQYDDLEQVSQDAEDRYFDSESNDIENLEEHMKLVQEYGRKNSGNLCDDPLDVFMKHITNKNNNSYIFVLLYMNLLSRYSFFRYK
- the LOC124630092 gene encoding zonadhesin, translated to MLLINQRILVLLFTVTVASSRSFSSDLLAAHTAPINQIANVTYGTEIENQGSLTSIFSPRMDFEQWKPLTGRGDPLRNDPTYDYEPPVLERVHYWADETRLEREHYPERKSEVLMLGVSSRKPSVTSRQPPLPPRRHVHRPQPNKYEDFTYKLSEHYPMTILVPPPPPPPGHQAPLFIISDEKPPINNKVPPQTKPNSPPQILIPDSTIGPEHITSSYALQESNLIYQSSTTIQNWIRDANDTKILDNAVSSDYAGWGPTTPVDDNDSANETHNLILNDHAEFPRHPYSFYKPMLSESPPPPKLTFNPSVVSTFVPTALPPTTSVPPTMAFTKITWPTERSTEMLEYTTETPQETTTEKRSTAAFRPTPIPTTITKLETSVFDMLGPMMSMPMVNGPERPEDNLYAHASETVHIFDEHKPEDVEIETMQTMQPPPVKPVDSIKTAQKQQFHVNSQDKNKKPAIYTHGPYLHNRFTTPIPTTIEEFSENVKQTTETPTVPMYLIIQGHSKVKTYGSKPKVPDSKETVNNEISKPLETNEVKHLHPIVKKSAKKLDLTDAVRKNNAKSLKTLIDSGVGSIEIQETDLGIKYDVSDGSDVPIEIYRKGIVDNDENDYSNPKKTGKELRTKRQIDLEDLLPFDEETIEEYVYNFLEGKKNDTGITGLIAQAVTSDAAQAVDELEDEDDSEQEEER